From a region of the Labrus mixtus chromosome 5, fLabMix1.1, whole genome shotgun sequence genome:
- the ankrd34bb gene encoding ankyrin repeat domain 34Bb, translating into MDESTEVRTDGNSLLKAVYLCRLRLTRLLLEGGAYINESNEQGETPLMVACKTRHTDSQSVPKQKMVRYLLENSADPNIQDKTGKTALMHACLEQAGAEILSLLLSSGADPTLEDHTGLSALVYAVNSGNSDVLRVLLDACKAKGKEVIIITTNKLPSGHQMTKQYLNVPPPPDLEERMHYTPTSSCMWPFEFQLRTPPQGSSASVSPQPGSPLLGLRDPQCLCSGPGLITSRPSSPNHHPSPLRIPGVDKRLNLQRLQSEQWSKSSSLLLQQSQASSLTEEPAEITPEEELSFRVNGLAFHGRPPAVSRHHSIDVKDSSGLLRALENISGNETRAGCGKRVFGRKMSYDSAASSPHSASHPNLLQDIQQNVFRLRNIGIDHYSSDSQLPQFGSQDNSSKNIAGNGTGTEKSKLVNSVSSTLSGSRESLESFVPKRGAAGLERRGSGALLLDHIAHTRPGYLPPLNPHAPIPDIGVTSSASYPLSGSSKTLNAVHTGSKPFLPCAPGFPRDSKAKQMLWRRHSMQSEQIQQLANFKETFGQ; encoded by the exons ATGGATGAATCAACAGAGGTCCGAACAGATGGCAATTCTCTGCTGAAGGCTGTCTATTTGTGTCGTCTGCGTCTGACCCGTCTTCTCCTGGAGGGTGGGGCCTACATAAATGAGAGTAACGAGCAAGGCGAGACACCACTCATGGTGGCCTGCAAGACACGCCACACAGATTCACAGAGTGTACCCAAACAGAAGATGGTTCG GTATCTTCTGGAAAATAGCGCTGATCCAAACATCCAAGATAAGACAGGAAAAACGGCTTTGATGCATGCATGCCTAGAACAAGCTGGAGCTGAAATTCTGTCCCTTCTGCTGAGCAGTGGAGCTGATCCAACTCTGGAGGATCACACCGGTTTATCAGCTTTGGTTTATGCTGTCAATTCAGGCAACAGTGACGTCCTGAGGGTCCTCCTGGACGCCTGTAAAGCAAAGGGTAAGGAggttatcatcatcaccaccaacaAACTGCCATCAGGCCATCAGATGACAAAGCAGTACCTCAATGTCCCTCCACCTCCTGATCTTGAGGAGCGAATGCATTACACCCCGACATCCTCTTGCATGTGGCCATTTGAGTTCCAGCTACGAACTCCTCCACAGGGCTCCTCAGCAAGTGTTTCTCCCCAGCCTGGCAGTCCCCTTCTTGGCCTCAGGGATCCCCAGTGTTTATGCTCAGGGCCTGGTTTAATCACATCTCGCCCAAGCTCTCCAAACCATCATCCTAGTCCTTTACGCATTCCTGGGGTGGATAAACGACTTAACCTCCAGAGGTTACAGTCCGAGCAGTGGTCCAAAAGTTCCTCCCTGTTGCTCCAGCAAAGCCAGGCCTCCTCCTTAACTGAGGAGCCAGCAGAAATTACACCTGAGGAGGAGTTGTCCTTTAGAGTGAACGGCCTTGCATTCCATGGAAGACCTCCAGCTGTCTCACGCCACCACAGCATCGACGTCAAAGACTCATCAGGACTTCTCAGAGCACTggaaaacatttcaggaaaTGAGACTCGGGCAGGATGTGGAAAAAGAGTCTTTGGTAGAAAGATGTCATATGACAGTGCTGCAAGTTCACCACATTCTGCTTCCCACCCAAACTTGCTCCAAGACATTCAGCAGAATGTTTTCCGTCTGAGGAACATCGGCATTGACCACTACAGCTCAGACTCTCAGTTACCACAGTTTGGCAGCCAAGATAATAGCTCCAAAAATATTGCAGGGAATGGAACAGGAACAGAAAAGTCCAAACTGGTCAACAGTGTATCGTCTACTCTGTCAGGATCCAGGGAATCATTGGAGAGCTTTGTCCCcaaaagaggagcagcagggcTGGAGCGAAGAGGCTCAGGAGCCCTTCTTCTGGATCACATCGCCCACACTCGCCCTGGATATCTCCCTCCTCTCAATCCCCATGCTCCTATACCAGATATTGGGGTCACTTCTAGTGCTTCTTACCCTTTGAGTGGCAGCAGCAAGACACTGAATGCTGTTCATACAGGGTCAAAGCCTTTTCTACCCTGTGCACCAGGTTTCCCCAGGGATTCCAAAGCCAAACAAATGCTGTGGAGACGCCACTCAATGCAGAGTGAGCAGATTCAACAACTGGCCAACTTCAAGGAAACTTTTGGCCAGTAG
- the fam151b gene encoding protein FAM151B isoform X2 — protein MSERTLEYFFSRGRIERRDAAEVSWSHAVNNRSRLTEALTGPTHMLEADIIMRGRDPREPIMAHPPATDSDITLREWLQAVKEHDIGIKLDFKSLEALSPSVLLLQEVLSEPGRPVWINADILPGPGGRATPLQPQSFLSAVRTLPAHTVLSLGWTTGWTAGTENPGYSWDMVHAMEEVCKNLKHPVTFPVRAALMAQSAPQLTWLLQQTDRYSLTVWTGQDDEFTLQDLLLYRKQFDIGRIYFDLPESQRTELSLTRRDNN, from the exons ATGTCTGAGCGGACTCTGGAGTATTTCTTCAGTCGGGGGAGGATTGAGAGGAGAGACGCTGCAGAGGTCAGCTGGTCTCACGCTGTGAACAACAGGAGCAGACTGACCGAGGCTCTGACAG GTCCCACGCACATGCTCGAGGCCGACATCATCATGAGAGGTCGAGACCCCCGGGAGCCAATCATGGCTCATCCTCCTGCTAcagacagtgacatcacactgagggAGTGGCTCCAAGCAGTGAAGGAGCACGATATAGGAATAAAACTGGATTTTAAGAG CCTGGAGGCGCTGTCTCCCTCCGTGCTCCTGCTGCAGGAGGTGCTGTCTGAGCCGGGCCGTCCTGTGTGGATTAATGCAGATATTCTCCCTGGTCCTGGAGGACGAGCCACACCTCTGCAGCCTCAGTCGTTCCTCTCTGCTGTGAGGACTCTGCCTGCTCACACTGTTCTCTCTCTGGGCTGGACCACCGGATGGACCGCTGGGACCGAGAACCcag GTTACAGCTGGGACATGGTGCATGCGATGGAGGAAGTCTGTAAGAATCTTAAACATCCCGTCACCTTCCCGGTGCGAGCTGCGCTGATGGCCCAGTCTGCCCCCCAGCTCACCTGGCTGCTGCAGCAGACGGACAG GTACTCGCTCACAGTGTGGACCGGTCAGGATGATGAGTTTACACTTCAGGACCTCCTGCTCTACAGGAAACAGTTTGACATCGGCAGGATTTATTTCGACCTGCCGGAGTCACAGAGAACTGAGCTCAGTCTGACGCGCCGAGACAATAACTGA
- the LOC132973845 gene encoding double C2-like domain-containing protein alpha: protein MASSLPLLLLLLCTLNVAHSNIRIFNLRATGLPSDLFGTTDGYVKVSFASVGLGKTSVQRNTVNPWWTEEFSYFNAEENDVLMFEVFDSDLIFDDLLGVCQRQVKVGTHSFDCYLEKQGTFHYSYTLQGQRHE, encoded by the coding sequence ATggcctcctctcttcctctcctcctgctgctcctgtgCACTCTGAATGTGGCTCATTCTAACATCAGGATCTTTAACCTGAGGGCCACCGGTCTTCCCTCTGACCTGTTCGGAACCACAGACGGTTACGTCAAGGTTTCCTTTGCTTCAGTCGGTCTGGGGAAAACGTCAGTTCAACGCAACACCGTCAACCCGTGGTGGACTGAGGAGTTCTCCTACTTTAACGCTGAGGAGAATGACGTGCTGATGTTTGAGGTTTTCGACAGCGACCTGATCTTTGATGACCTGCTGGGAGTCTGCCAGCGTCAGGTTAAAGTGGGCACCCACAGTTTTGACTGCTACCTGGAAAAACAAGGCACCTTCCATTACTCCTACACCCTCCAAGGACAGAGGCACGAGTAG
- the fam151b gene encoding protein FAM151B isoform X1 yields MRKKLLNFRSISSLLIGCFTVYVVWSLRERMSERTLEYFFSRGRIERRDAAEVSWSHAVNNRSRLTEALTGPTHMLEADIIMRGRDPREPIMAHPPATDSDITLREWLQAVKEHDIGIKLDFKSLEALSPSVLLLQEVLSEPGRPVWINADILPGPGGRATPLQPQSFLSAVRTLPAHTVLSLGWTTGWTAGTENPGYSWDMVHAMEEVCKNLKHPVTFPVRAALMAQSAPQLTWLLQQTDRYSLTVWTGQDDEFTLQDLLLYRKQFDIGRIYFDLPESQRTELSLTRRDNN; encoded by the exons ATGAGGAAGAAGTTGCTTAATTTTCGGAGTATTAGTAGCCTATTAATCGGGTGTTTTACAGTTTATGTCGTCTGGAGTTTAAGAG AGAGGATGTCTGAGCGGACTCTGGAGTATTTCTTCAGTCGGGGGAGGATTGAGAGGAGAGACGCTGCAGAGGTCAGCTGGTCTCACGCTGTGAACAACAGGAGCAGACTGACCGAGGCTCTGACAG GTCCCACGCACATGCTCGAGGCCGACATCATCATGAGAGGTCGAGACCCCCGGGAGCCAATCATGGCTCATCCTCCTGCTAcagacagtgacatcacactgagggAGTGGCTCCAAGCAGTGAAGGAGCACGATATAGGAATAAAACTGGATTTTAAGAG CCTGGAGGCGCTGTCTCCCTCCGTGCTCCTGCTGCAGGAGGTGCTGTCTGAGCCGGGCCGTCCTGTGTGGATTAATGCAGATATTCTCCCTGGTCCTGGAGGACGAGCCACACCTCTGCAGCCTCAGTCGTTCCTCTCTGCTGTGAGGACTCTGCCTGCTCACACTGTTCTCTCTCTGGGCTGGACCACCGGATGGACCGCTGGGACCGAGAACCcag GTTACAGCTGGGACATGGTGCATGCGATGGAGGAAGTCTGTAAGAATCTTAAACATCCCGTCACCTTCCCGGTGCGAGCTGCGCTGATGGCCCAGTCTGCCCCCCAGCTCACCTGGCTGCTGCAGCAGACGGACAG GTACTCGCTCACAGTGTGGACCGGTCAGGATGATGAGTTTACACTTCAGGACCTCCTGCTCTACAGGAAACAGTTTGACATCGGCAGGATTTATTTCGACCTGCCGGAGTCACAGAGAACTGAGCTCAGTCTGACGCGCCGAGACAATAACTGA